Proteins found in one Campylobacter lari genomic segment:
- a CDS encoding ABC transporter permease has protein sequence MQIKIIKNSIFQNKIQKSLALLTIFLATLLMATMLNLTLGIGNEITKELRSYGSNILVLPKGASLSVEVGNKIYEPLKNQNFLEESKLHTIKEIFWRNNINAFAPFLDTQVKIQTPSANYENISLVGTYFDKAIKVQDDDDFYAGIKELYKYSQIKGSYPKDDSLDEIMLGKDLAQKYDLKIDDEITLVQNDQIFKTKVVGIIDLTQAFSNKIITSLLLAQKLSKKEGLFAKAEVSALTIPENDLAQKARRDVDSLNQLEYDQWYCTAYVSSIAYQIAEDFKGASTKVVSAISDAESLIVSKIQSLMAVVSIICLIVASIAISSLMSADIFRRKSEIGLLKALGASTLQIYMIFVLEGVVVALVGAVFGFAFGVGVSEVIALSIFDHTIAISWIILPICLFFAVLIVFLGCLFSIKGISKLSTSEVLYGK, from the coding sequence ATGCAAATTAAGATCATAAAAAATTCTATTTTCCAAAATAAAATTCAAAAATCTCTAGCCTTACTAACGATTTTTTTAGCTACTTTACTTATGGCTACTATGTTAAATCTTACTTTGGGTATAGGTAATGAAATCACAAAAGAATTAAGAAGTTATGGATCAAATATTTTAGTTTTACCTAAAGGCGCAAGTTTGAGTGTAGAAGTAGGTAATAAAATCTATGAGCCTTTGAAAAATCAAAATTTTTTAGAAGAAAGCAAACTCCATACTATAAAAGAAATTTTTTGGAGAAATAATATCAACGCCTTTGCGCCATTTTTAGACACCCAGGTAAAAATTCAAACCCCAAGTGCAAATTATGAAAATATCTCTTTAGTGGGAACTTATTTTGATAAAGCTATAAAGGTGCAAGATGATGATGATTTTTATGCAGGTATTAAAGAATTATACAAATATAGTCAAATCAAAGGAAGCTACCCAAAAGATGATAGTTTAGATGAAATAATGCTAGGAAAAGACTTAGCACAAAAGTATGATTTAAAAATAGATGATGAAATCACCCTTGTGCAAAATGATCAAATTTTTAAAACAAAAGTTGTTGGTATTATAGACTTAACTCAAGCCTTTTCAAATAAAATCATTACTTCTTTACTTTTAGCACAAAAACTTTCTAAAAAAGAAGGTTTATTTGCTAAAGCAGAAGTTTCAGCTTTGACTATACCTGAAAATGATTTAGCACAAAAAGCAAGACGTGATGTAGATAGTCTTAATCAGCTTGAGTATGATCAGTGGTATTGTACTGCTTATGTAAGCTCTATTGCTTATCAAATCGCAGAAGATTTTAAAGGTGCTAGCACAAAAGTAGTAAGTGCGATTTCAGATGCAGAAAGTTTGATAGTATCTAAAATTCAATCTTTAATGGCGGTAGTTAGCATTATATGTTTAATCGTAGCTTCCATAGCTATATCATCTTTAATGAGTGCAGATATTTTTAGAAGAAAAAGCGAAATAGGACTTTTAAAAGCTTTGGGTGCTAGCACTTTGCAAATTTATATGATTTTTGTACTAGAAGGGGTTGTGGTAGCTTTAGTTGGAGCAGTTTTTGGTTTTGCTTTTGGCGTTGGGGTTTCAGAAGTTATTGCTCTAAGTATATTTGATCATACTATTGCTATATCTTGGATTATTTTACCAATTTGCTTATTTTTTGCGGTGCTTATAGTTTTTTTAGGATGTTTATTTTCTATCAAAGGAATTTCTAAACTTTCTACTTCAGAGGTTTTATATGGCAAATAA
- a CDS encoding TlpA family protein disulfide reductase: MALISIFFFSACSNSEFQTLNSSQNYTFKYDGFEKTLKTQNINQAYALFFFTQDCGACNAQIPMLNELYKERNFPILAVLNGVKSKEEAQKILLEKKLDLPLLYEAKASSFLSKAVGGIYGVPVIVFYDEKGKINEKFIGLTPKSVLENKIKFLQ; encoded by the coding sequence TTGGCTTTGATAAGCATTTTTTTCTTTAGTGCATGTTCAAATAGTGAATTTCAAACATTAAATTCAAGTCAAAACTATACTTTCAAATATGATGGTTTTGAAAAAACCTTAAAAACACAAAATATAAATCAAGCTTATGCTTTATTTTTTTTCACGCAAGATTGTGGTGCGTGTAATGCGCAAATTCCTATGCTTAATGAGCTTTACAAAGAAAGAAATTTTCCTATTTTGGCGGTGTTAAATGGAGTAAAGTCAAAAGAAGAAGCTCAAAAAATTCTTTTAGAAAAAAAATTAGATTTACCACTTTTATATGAAGCTAAAGCAAGCTCATTTTTATCTAAAGCTGTGGGTGGAATTTATGGTGTGCCTGTGATAGTTTTTTATGATGAAAAAGGTAAAATAAATGAAAAATTCATCGGACTTACCCCAAAAAGTGTTTTAGAAAATAAGATTAAATTTTTACAATAG
- a CDS encoding ABC transporter permease, which translates to MANNFFIQEVFKSLIFSYKRVCVIFIAVFMGAMVSASFFNIYFDIDTKLSKELKAYGANFIITPKDDEFLSMDEFNQVKESLKAKALTPFLYGFYNLESSSAVVVGVDFANLKLTKPFMEVLKGSFSLSDFSEDSAFVGADLAKQLELKIGQELQIYNPSISRIVKVKIKAILRSNDEQDGVLIISLKKAQELVAKEAINYAQAILLGDYESLDQKAKELSKGNVEAKVITSVSISEGVILEKIKALMALISLTILLISSLSVNTTLSAVIFSRKKEIALHLALGAKHKEIIKLFGAEVFILSLSASLLGAFCGYFLANIFGYLIFNANIDFRLLSVFFAVFVSLIFAFFASILPLKKALKISVCENLKGE; encoded by the coding sequence ATGGCAAATAATTTTTTTATACAAGAGGTTTTTAAATCTCTTATTTTTTCTTATAAAAGAGTTTGTGTTATTTTTATAGCTGTGTTTATGGGTGCTATGGTTAGTGCTTCATTTTTTAATATTTATTTTGATATTGATACAAAATTATCTAAAGAATTAAAAGCTTATGGGGCTAATTTTATCATCACGCCAAAAGATGATGAGTTTTTAAGCATGGATGAGTTTAATCAAGTCAAAGAAAGCTTAAAAGCAAAAGCTTTAACTCCATTTTTATATGGTTTTTATAATCTTGAAAGTTCAAGTGCGGTAGTGGTTGGTGTTGATTTTGCTAATTTAAAACTTACCAAGCCTTTTATGGAGGTTTTAAAGGGAAGTTTTTCTTTGAGTGATTTTAGTGAAGATAGTGCCTTTGTAGGGGCTGATTTGGCAAAACAATTAGAGCTTAAAATAGGACAAGAATTACAAATTTATAATCCAAGCATTTCTAGAATAGTCAAAGTAAAAATCAAAGCTATTTTAAGAAGCAATGATGAACAAGATGGGGTTTTGATCATTTCTTTAAAAAAAGCTCAAGAGTTAGTGGCTAAAGAAGCGATTAATTATGCTCAAGCTATTTTGCTAGGTGATTATGAAAGTTTAGATCAAAAAGCAAAAGAACTTAGTAAGGGCAATGTAGAAGCTAAAGTTATAACTTCAGTATCTATTAGCGAAGGTGTGATTTTAGAAAAGATCAAAGCTTTGATGGCTTTGATTAGCTTAACGATTTTACTCATTAGCTCTTTGAGTGTAAATACCACTCTTAGCGCAGTGATTTTTTCAAGAAAAAAAGAAATAGCCTTACACCTTGCACTAGGAGCTAAGCATAAGGAAATCATCAAACTTTTTGGAGCTGAAGTGTTTATTTTAAGCTTAAGTGCGAGTTTGCTTGGTGCTTTTTGTGGATATTTTTTAGCAAATATTTTTGGATATTTGATTTTTAATGCAAACATAGATTTTAGATTGCTTTCAGTGTTTTTTGCGGTGTTTGTTTCTTTAATATTTGCTTTTTTTGCAAGTATTTTACCACTAAAAAAAGCTTTAAAAATCAGTGTTTGTGAAAATTTAAAGGGTGAGTAA
- a CDS encoding TlpA family protein disulfide reductase, translating to MKIKSIILACLCLIFLSACFENNNKNGGKIGLKTPEIAAKNLEGEKIKLADFDNLIILTFVEQGCASCLKDLPLLEKLANEYPKKMTILALDSIDKGKDFEEFATKYNYKNITFLQDDLDISWQRFSVFAVPTTFIIKDGVVQDKIIGEKPWSYLKASIASWL from the coding sequence GTGAAAATTAAAAGTATAATCTTAGCTTGTTTGTGTTTGATTTTTTTAAGTGCATGTTTTGAAAACAACAACAAAAATGGTGGTAAAATAGGGTTAAAAACACCAGAAATAGCAGCTAAAAATTTAGAAGGTGAGAAAATTAAATTAGCTGATTTTGACAATCTCATTATTTTAACTTTTGTAGAGCAAGGTTGTGCTTCTTGTTTAAAAGACTTACCGCTTTTGGAAAAACTAGCTAATGAATACCCTAAAAAAATGACTATTTTAGCACTTGATTCTATAGATAAGGGTAAAGATTTTGAAGAATTTGCTACAAAATACAACTATAAAAATATTACATTTTTGCAAGATGATTTAGATATATCGTGGCAAAGATTTAGTGTTTTTGCGGTACCAACAACCTTTATAATAAAAGATGGAGTGGTTCAAGATAAAATTATAGGGGAAAAACCATGGTCGTATTTAAAAGCTTCTATTGCTTCTTGGCTTTGA
- a CDS encoding ABC transporter ATP-binding protein, giving the protein MKSIIKISNLNRNFNEVKALQNINLEVKKGEWIAIMGPSGSGKSTLLNILSLMDTQSSGEYFLDDKEVGNLSEEEKSVIRREKIGLIFQQFHLIPYLNALENVMLAQFYHSSIEQKDAIMAIEKVGLSHRLTHLPSQLSGGEQQRLCIARALVNDPEILLADEPTGNLDEANEKNILELFCKLKQDGKTIVLITHNPDLATFADRTIILSHGVMKSEN; this is encoded by the coding sequence ATGAAAAGTATTATAAAAATTTCAAATTTAAATCGTAATTTTAATGAAGTTAAGGCTTTACAAAATATCAACTTAGAAGTAAAGAAAGGTGAATGGATAGCCATTATGGGTCCATCAGGTTCAGGTAAATCAACGCTTTTAAATATACTTTCTTTAATGGATACTCAAAGTAGCGGGGAGTATTTTTTAGATGATAAGGAAGTTGGAAATTTAAGCGAAGAAGAAAAAAGCGTAATTAGAAGGGAAAAAATAGGTTTGATTTTTCAACAATTTCATTTAATACCTTATTTAAATGCCTTAGAAAATGTTATGCTAGCACAGTTTTATCATTCAAGTATAGAACAAAAAGATGCTATAATGGCAATAGAAAAAGTAGGACTTTCGCACAGACTTACGCATTTACCTAGTCAGTTAAGCGGTGGTGAGCAACAAAGACTATGTATAGCAAGGGCTTTAGTGAATGATCCTGAAATTTTATTAGCAGATGAGCCAACTGGAAATTTAGATGAGGCAAATGAAAAAAACATTTTAGAGCTTTTTTGTAAATTAAAACAAGATGGCAAAACTATAGTTTTAATCACTCACAATCCAGACTTAGCCACCTTTGCTGATAGAACTATCATTTTAAGCCATGGAGTAATGAAAAGTGAAAATTAA
- a CDS encoding ferrirhodotorulic acid transporter, periplasmic binding protein produces MKKTLLSLGAAASILASSVFAAEVPIGDPYELNGMEIAAVYLQPIEMEPRGIDLAASLADIHLEADIHALKGNKNGFPEGFWIPYLTIAYKLTNLDNGKVKTGTLMPMVADDGPHYGANLKMDTGIGNYELVFLIESPEKQGFGRHVDKETGVGKWFEPFSVKYNFKYTGKPK; encoded by the coding sequence ATGAAAAAAACTTTATTAAGTTTAGGCGCAGCAGCTAGTATTTTAGCTAGTTCAGTTTTTGCAGCAGAGGTGCCAATTGGTGATCCTTATGAGTTAAATGGTATGGAAATAGCAGCGGTTTATTTACAACCAATCGAAATGGAGCCAAGAGGGATTGATCTTGCAGCAAGTTTAGCAGATATTCACCTTGAAGCAGATATTCATGCATTAAAGGGCAATAAAAACGGTTTTCCAGAAGGCTTTTGGATACCATATCTAACTATAGCTTATAAACTAACTAATCTTGACAATGGTAAAGTAAAAACAGGAACTCTTATGCCTATGGTAGCAGATGATGGTCCTCACTATGGTGCGAATTTAAAAATGGATACAGGCATAGGAAACTATGAGTTAGTATTTTTAATAGAAAGTCCAGAAAAACAAGGTTTTGGACGCCATGTTGATAAAGAAACAGGTGTTGGTAAGTGGTTTGAGCCATTTTCAGTTAAATATAACTTCAAATACACAGGAAAACCTAAGTGA
- a CDS encoding Fe-S-containing protein produces the protein MSIYFVHFFGVFFSYALLSALFFYNLKNSLVFKLAFVGFVFSYFAFFISAKTLSYDLLYFSNDILFVLLFLSIIVFSFMKNNFLKEKIQAILLFLLSFAFGVKYLHISIDFPILSTNFLDSLAISSFGLILLAFIMCFGAYLFTRWLREFKFKFLNLFLFIIVVFYLNEALAQILLHLMREGVIETESLYLSYVAKSVYYAKFYTYVWFVLLGLFIVLALKQRVSKNTKKKDFDIEFRKNQAKNLTITNFSASIFSAMILSLCVFLFYDLHASRPITIDEPTYVEPNENDEFVFDVAILRDNNLHRFAYISDEGKVVRFFLINKREDKDSPVAVFDACSICGDMGYVKKGGELICISCNVRIFLPSVGKAGGCNPIPMKYKFENGKVIIPFSEILDGVNFFTQVVEKKVYDPIDSTELINLKAPRSYVYKGRTYFFANEKNYEEFKNDPLKYIDMNKTSKYRIHNLLGNDYAN, from the coding sequence ATGTCGATTTATTTTGTACATTTTTTTGGAGTATTTTTTTCTTATGCGCTTTTGAGTGCTTTATTTTTTTATAATCTAAAAAATTCTTTAGTGTTTAAACTTGCTTTTGTGGGTTTTGTTTTTTCTTATTTTGCTTTTTTTATTAGTGCTAAAACACTAAGTTATGATTTGTTATATTTTTCTAATGATATTTTATTTGTTTTATTGTTTTTGAGTATTATCGTTTTTTCTTTTATGAAAAATAATTTTTTAAAAGAAAAAATTCAAGCAATATTGCTTTTTTTATTATCTTTTGCTTTTGGTGTAAAATACTTACATATTTCTATAGATTTTCCTATATTAAGCACTAATTTTTTGGATTCTTTAGCCATTAGCTCTTTTGGGCTTATTTTACTTGCTTTTATTATGTGTTTTGGAGCTTATCTTTTTACAAGATGGCTAAGAGAATTTAAATTTAAGTTTTTAAATTTATTTTTATTTATTATCGTGGTTTTTTATCTAAATGAAGCTTTAGCTCAAATTTTATTACACCTTATGAGAGAAGGTGTGATAGAAACAGAAAGCTTGTATTTAAGCTATGTGGCAAAAAGTGTGTATTATGCTAAATTTTATACTTATGTATGGTTTGTGTTATTAGGGCTTTTTATAGTTTTGGCTCTAAAGCAAAGAGTAAGTAAAAATACTAAGAAAAAAGATTTTGATATAGAATTTAGAAAAAATCAAGCAAAAAATTTAACTATAACTAATTTTAGCGCAAGTATTTTTAGTGCTATGATTTTAAGTCTTTGTGTTTTTCTTTTTTATGACTTGCATGCTTCAAGACCGATAACCATAGACGAGCCAACCTATGTAGAGCCAAATGAAAATGATGAATTTGTCTTTGATGTAGCTATTTTAAGAGATAATAACTTACACCGCTTTGCTTATATTAGCGATGAGGGTAAGGTAGTGAGATTTTTCTTAATAAATAAAAGAGAAGATAAAGACTCGCCAGTAGCGGTTTTTGATGCTTGTAGTATATGTGGGGATATGGGATATGTTAAAAAAGGCGGAGAGTTAATTTGTATTTCATGTAATGTTAGGATTTTCTTACCAAGTGTAGGTAAGGCAGGTGGGTGTAATCCTATCCCTATGAAATACAAATTTGAAAATGGCAAAGTTATCATACCTTTTTCAGAAATTTTAGACGGGGTGAATTTTTTCACTCAGGTAGTGGAAAAGAAAGTTTATGATCCTATCGATAGCACTGAATTAATTAATTTAAAAGCACCAAGATCTTATGTTTATAAAGGAAGAACATATTTTTTTGCTAATGAAAAAAACTATGAAGAGTTTAAAAACGATCCTTTAAAATACATCGATATGAATAAAACTTCAAAATATAGAATTCATAATTTATTAGGAAATGACTATGCAAATTAA